From one Asterias amurensis chromosome 10, ASM3211899v1 genomic stretch:
- the LOC139942652 gene encoding LOW QUALITY PROTEIN: uncharacterized protein (The sequence of the model RefSeq protein was modified relative to this genomic sequence to represent the inferred CDS: deleted 2 bases in 1 codon) has translation MSFKFHQLGLTKICRVCTNRVKTSTRKPTVCKEFVKEIYNVFDVCTWADTPDQHPHHLCELCARKVRHQRAGTRDYGFKITSLTQRIQKDWQKHPRTGSCDVCELLQKQSQGGPKPSSTKPKRGQPVKVNAQQIILPYDCSSENIFCFLQMPTATFHQQVSASIEIIGHIEQSLFTCAICLCILSRPCVQTPCQHNYCAVCLSAYFTHHKLTELKCPICMKLVNFNKVTASPRVLCVQLDSLDVACNKCSQIGNIHKVVGHKCEVTVDVRPRVTIVKHSKVIESQAKSTTTFSTRVTDAARLLKSLANDHQQGNPIPHEIEQAADKRTWIKLNEHKEHKAYLHTGGRVSNKLLLFLRKYCHSNKLQKIQNDLNCIFQPALVQKVTKTTELESAAKSASDTGQSTMSANQALAMMRDCHLAWDQLRKLKRYIWFVCKFIICFTISSERKMRKQQDIFIKDNLFLNFFLNSAGLLVWHDGVIPKDEVWLKIGGDKGGTSFKMNFQIVNVSHPNSLSNTIVFIVFEGSDYLVNLQCTLPKLMRQIADLATDNICKKLTLFTPLFSLGGNRFCRDKSFRLLCFGDYELLNKTYGLCGCNARYCCIYCKASKEMMQKPLAERGLSPARSLNDIKDNHQHFLKSGAKRSQAKDISFSVVSEPLIPIEVDHVILPSLHISLGVFKKLFDLFESDCHRLDEHLFKLRAQVEDEDEDEDEDEHRDTNFDVQIATSVKQRNHIAEQLTKKKSRLEELEDDLPLYVLQHTEQQDVDAEFRQMATETYQLRVDVHGLVSLTCKTQCSLNILGIMNLACKIIVSICFSQEIEMNRADLAYGTGPVVSSLDKVLSRFHVQRQAYHGKSFVGNHVHRCCTVEVIEALTAAPMKVMLENMTDDVPLAAHERLLMESANIKKKYSDIFLKFADVHHGINHARAISPQELNQIDICIKEFLNSFRASFPSSNISPKLHLLEDHAVEQLRKFRVGFGLLNEQGGELIHTDFNRTGRVVHGMRDPLQRLMAVMRRHLVGTTPEVQTNIAKTSRKHEC, from the exons ATGAGTTTCAAATTCCACCAGTTAGGATTAACAAAAATATGTAGGGTATGTACAAATCgagtaaaaacatcaacaagaaaACCAACAGTATGCAAAGAATTCGTCAAGGAAATTTACAATGTATTTGATGTATGTACATGGGCTGACACTCCTGATCAACATCCCCATCATCTTTGTGAACTATGTGCGAGGAAGGTTCGTCACCAGAGAGCTGGTACTCGTGATTACGGTTTTAAGATTACTTCACTAACACAGCGGATTCAGAAAGACTGGCAAAAACATCCAAGGACAGGGTCATGTGATGTGTGTGAACTACTCCAAAAACAATCGCAAGGAGGTCCCAAACCATCATCAACCAAACCCAAAAGAGGACAACCTGTGAAAGTCAACGCCCAACAGATAATTCTTCCATATGACTGTTCATCggaaaatattttctgctttctgCAAATGCCAACGGCTACCTTCCATCAGCAGGTCTCAGCCAGCATAGAAATTATCGGACATATTGAACAAAGTCTGTTTACATGTGCCATTTGCCTGTGTATTTTAAGCAGACCCTGTGTACAGACACCATGCCAGCATAATTATTGTGCAGTATGTTTGTCAGCTTACTTTACACATCACAAATTGACTGAGCTTAAATGCCCAATATGTATGAAACTGGTCAACTTCAACAAAGTAACAGCAAGTCCAAGGGTTCTTTGTGTTCAGCTTGACAGCTTGGATGTTGCATGTAACAAATGCAGCCAAATTGGCAACATCCACAAAGTTGTGGGTCACAAATGTGAAGTGACTGTTGATGTTCGGCCGAGAGTGACCATAGTAAAACATTCAAAAGTTATCGAGTCCCAGGCGAAAAGCACAACAACTTTCAGCACCAGAGTAACCGATGCTGCAAGACTGCTAAAATCCCTTGCTAACGATCACCAACAGGGCAATCCCATTCCCCATGAAATAGAGCAAGCCGCTGATAAAAGGACTTGGATCAAGCTGAACGAACACAAAGAGCACAAGGCTTATCTTCACACTGGTGGAAGAGTAAGtaataaattgttattgtttttaagaaaatatTGCCACTCAAACAAACTTCAAaa aaTTCAAAATGACTTAAATTGTATTTTCCAGCCTGCGTTAGTTCAGAAAGTGACAAAGACAACCGAGTTAGAGTCTGCTGCCAAGAGTGCATCTGATACTGGGCAGAGTACGATGTCTGCGAATCAAGCATTAGCTATGATGCGTGACTGCCACCTTGCATGGGACCAGCTTCGAAAGCTGAAAAGGTACATTTGGTTTGTTTgcaaatttattattt GCTTCACAATTTCATCAGAAAGGAAAATGAGGAAGCAACAAGACATCTTCATCAAGGATAACCTTTT tttgaatttttttctcaacagtGCTGGGCTTTTGGTGTGGCATGATGGAGTTATTCCGAAGGATGAAGTCTGGTTGAAAATTGGCGGGGACAAGGGAGGGACATCTTTTAAGATGAACTTCCAGATAGTGAATGTGTCTCATCCAAATTCACTCAGCAACACAATTGTGTTCATTGTTTTTGAGGGAAGTGATTACCTGGTCAATTTGCAATGTACACTCCCCAAACTCATGAGACAGATAGCTGACTTGGCAACA GATAATATATGCAAAAAATTAACCTTGTTTACCCCTTTGTTTTCTTTGGGTGGCAATCGCTTTTGCAGAGACAAGTCCTTTCGACTTCTATGTTTTGGAGATTACGAGCTCTTGAACAAGACTTACGGCCTTTGTGGTTGCAACg CTCGTTACTGTTGCATTTATTGCAAAGCTTCCAAAGAAATGATGCAAAAACCCTTAGCTGAACGTGGACTATCCCCTGCAAGATCACTGAATGATATTAAAGACAACCACCAACACTTTCTCAAAAGTGGTGCCAAAAGGAGTCAAGCCAAAGATATTTCTTTCAGTGTTGTCAGTGAGCCGCTTATCCCAATAGAAGTTGATCAT GTTATACTTCCCAGTCTTCACATCTCACTTGGAGTTTTTAAGAAGCTCTTTGACCTGTTTGAGAGTGACTGCCACAGATTAGACGAGCACCTCTTCAAGTTGCGAGCTCAAGTGGAAGATGAGGATGAAGATGAGGATGAAGATGAACATCGCGACACTAACTTTGATGTGCAAATTGCCACTTCTGTTAAGCAGCGAAACCACATTGCAGAACAACTGACGAAGAAAAAATCACGCCTTGAAGAACTCGAGGATGATCTACCCCTGTATGTACTCCAGCACACTGAGCAGCAAGATGTGGATGCTGAATTCCGTCAGATGGCAACTGAGACATATCAGTTGAGAGTCGATGTACATGGCCTGGTGAGTTTGACATGTAAAACACAATGCAGTCTCAATATTCTTGGAATAATGAATTTAGCATGCAAAATTATTGTGTCCATTTGTTTTTCGCAGGAAATCGAAATGAATCGTGCTGACCTTGCCTATGGAACTGGTCCTGTTGTCAGCTCCTTGGACAAAGTTTTGTCAAGGTTTCATGTTCAGCGACAGGCCTACCACGGGAAGTCATTTGTGGGCAAC CATGTTCATCGATGCTGCACT GTTGAAGTCATTGAAGCATTGACTGCGGCTCCAATGAAGGTCATGCTGGAAAATATGACGGATGATGTTCCTCTTGCAGCCCACGAACGACTTCTCATGGAATCTGCGAacataaagaaaaaatacagtgACATATTTCTTAAGTTCGCAGATGTACATCATGGCATCAACCATGCGAGGGCAATCTCACCACAAGAACTTAATCAGATTG ATATCTGCATCAAAGAATTCCTGAACTCATTCCGTGCATCATTCCCAAGCTCCAACATCTCACCAAAGCTCCATCTTTTGGAAGATCATGCCGTCGAGCAGCTGAGAAAATTCCGGGTAGGATTCGGTCTGCTAAATGAACAAGGTGGCGAGCTGATACACACAGACTTCAACAGAACTGGACGAGTGGTGCACGGAATGAGGGATCCCCTTCAACGACTGATGGCTGTCATGAGAAGACACCTTGTGGGCACAACACCAGAAGTGCAGACAAACATCGCCAAAACCTCCAGAAAGCATGAATGTTAA